In the Gasterosteus aculeatus chromosome X, fGasAcu3.hap1.1, whole genome shotgun sequence genome, one interval contains:
- the LOC120808902 gene encoding small ribosomal subunit protein eS27-like isoform X1, protein MAMLARDLLHPSIELQRRQHKKKRLVQSPNSYFMDVKCPGCYKITTVFSHAQTVVLCVGCATVLCQSSGGKARLTEGCSFRKKQH, encoded by the exons ATGGCGATG CTCGCCAGAGACCTCCTCCATCCTTCTATTGAACTTCAAAGAAGacagcacaaaaagaaaagactcgTCCAAAGTCCTAACTCCTACTTCATGGATGTCAAGTGTCCAG GCTGCTACAAGATCACCACGGTGTTCAGCCATGCGCAGACCGTGGTGCTGTGCGTGGGATGTGCCACCGTGCTGTGCCAGTCAAGTGGAGGAAAGGCCAGACTGACTGagg GTTGTTCTTTCAGGAAGAAGCAACACTAA
- the LOC120808902 gene encoding small ribosomal subunit protein eS27-like isoform X2: MPLARDLLHPSIELQRRQHKKKRLVQSPNSYFMDVKCPGCYKITTVFSHAQTVVLCVGCATVLCQSSGGKARLTEGCSFRKKQH; this comes from the exons ATGCCT CTCGCCAGAGACCTCCTCCATCCTTCTATTGAACTTCAAAGAAGacagcacaaaaagaaaagactcgTCCAAAGTCCTAACTCCTACTTCATGGATGTCAAGTGTCCAG GCTGCTACAAGATCACCACGGTGTTCAGCCATGCGCAGACCGTGGTGCTGTGCGTGGGATGTGCCACCGTGCTGTGCCAGTCAAGTGGAGGAAAGGCCAGACTGACTGagg GTTGTTCTTTCAGGAAGAAGCAACACTAA
- the idh3a gene encoding isocitrate dehydrogenase [NAD] subunit alpha, mitochondrial isoform X1, with the protein MAGTAWRSAILNLLKQWGLSLYGKDKIKAQEVSQVVGALKKESLQPRTFTRGIHTVTLIPGDGIGPEISTAVMKIFEVAKAPIQWEERNVTAIQGPGGKWMIPPDAKESMDRNKIGLKGPLKTPIAAGHPSMNLLLRKTFDLYANVRPCASIEGYQTPYTDVNLVTIRENTEGEYSGIEHVIVDGVVQSIKLITEQASQRIAEYAFEYAKNNQRASVTAVHKANIMRMSDGLFLRTCREAAEKHKDVKFNEMYLDTVCLNMVQDPSQFDVLVMPNLYGDILSDLCAGLIGGLGVTPSGNIGANGVAIFESVHGTAPDIAGKDMANPTALLLSAVMMLRHMGLHGHAQKIETACFDVIRDKKALTKDLGGNSKCSEFTDAICQRVRELV; encoded by the exons ATGGCAGGGACGGCGTGGAGGTCAGCG ATTCTTAATCTACTAAAACAGTGGGGTTTGTCGCTCTATGGCAAGGATAAAATCAAGGCTCAGGAA GTTTCACAGGTGGTTGGAGCTCTGAAGAAAGAGTCTCTACAACCCAGGACGTTCACGCGTGGA ATTCATACTGTTACTTTAATCCCGGGGGATGGAATTGGTCCAGAGATCTCCACTGCTGTCATGAAGATATTTGAAGTAGCTAAA GCACCTATTCAGTGGGAGGAGAGAAATGTTACAGCCATCCAAGGACCTGGTGGCAAGTGGATGATCCCTCCTGATGCGAAAGAATCCATGGACAGGAACAAAATCGGCCTTAAAG GTCCTTTGAAGACACCTATAGCGGCTGGCCATCCCTCCATGAACCTCCTTCTGAGGAAAACCTTTGACCTCTACGCCAATGTGCGCCCCTGTGCGTCCATTGAAGGCTACCAGACCCCCTACACAGATGTGAACCTGGTCACCATCAGGGAGAACACTGAGGGAGAATACAGTGGGATTGAACATGTG ATTGTTGATGGAGTTGTACAGAGTATTAAACTCATCACAGAGCAAGCCAGCCAACGCATCGCCGAGTATGCATTTGAATATGCCAAAAATAATCAGAGGGCCAGTGTTACCGCTGTTCATAAGGCCAATATTAT GCGCATGTCGGATGGCCTTTTCCTACGAACATGCAGAGAGGCtgctgaaaagcacaaagatGTGAAATTCAATGAGATGTACTTGGATACTGTGTGCCTAAAT ATGGTACAAGATCCCTCTCAGTTTGATGTATTAGTGATGCCAAATTTGTATGGAGACATCTTGAG TGATCTTTGTGCTGGACTAATTGGAGGTCTTGGAGTGACTCCGAGTGGGAACATTGGTGCTAATGGTGTTGCCATATTTGAGTCG GTTCACGGAACGGCCCCGGATATAGCAGGAAAAGACATGGCCAACCCCACCGCCTTGCTGCTCAGTGCGGTCATGATGCTGCGGCACATGGGCCTGCACGGCCACGCCCAGAAGATTGAGACGGCCTGCTTCGACGTCATTCGAGACAAAAAG GCTCTGACCAAAGACCTGGGAGGAAACTCAAAGTGCTCAGAATTCACTGATGCAATATGTCAACGAGTGCGGGAGCTGGTTTAA
- the lrrc61 gene encoding leucine-rich repeat-containing protein 61 isoform X1 — MESKREKDQEADCEKITAVLLKSRTGEFDLESILFLKLRGLGIHDLGCLGECMSLEKLDLSANNITNLAPLASLRLLSVLGLSANRISNLDPLRSCDSLQHLNLAGNIISSIESLHCLQPLRKLENIRLKDNTYNYSNPVCRNSAYRNTVLEMFPNIKVLDGERVVGRGSDLYQLCKDIDDTIKAGLYKNGQLVEHSDCKPWVEDNYWEIKRSNNAIIEEAYKQFNDVLHECRLLNNRATHVISQTERSMSLKKQPKQYAI; from the exons ATGGAGTCAAAGCGAGAAAAAGACCAAG AGGCAGACTGTGAGAAGATAACCGCTGTGCTGCTCAAGTCACGTACTGGAGAATTCGATTTGGAGTCGATACTGTTCCTCAAATTGAGAGGTCTTG GAATCCATGATCTTGGATGCCTTGGGGAGTGTATGAGTTTAGAGAAACTGGACCTCTCTGCAAATAACATCACAAATTTAGCCCCTCTGGCATCTCTTCgtcttctttctgttcttgGTTTGTCTGCCAACAGGATTTCCAATTTAG ATCCCCTGCGCAGCTGTGACAGTTTACAGCACTTAAACTTGGCTGGTAATATCATATCCAG CATTGAGAGCCTCCACTGCCTTCAGCCTTTGAGAAAGCTGGAAAATATACGTCTTAAAGACAACACCTATAATTATAGTAATCCAG TGTGCAGGAACTCGGCATATAGAAATACAGTTCTAGAGATGTTCCCCAACATCAAAGTGCTGGATG GTGAAAGAGTGGTCGGACGTGGGAGTGACTTGTACCAATTATGCAAAGACATTGATGATACCATCAAAG CTGGTTTGTACAAGAACGGACAGCTTGTTGAACATTCTGATTGCAAACCGTGGGTGGAGGATAATTACTGGGAGATAAAAAGATCAAATAATGCCATTATTGAAGAAGCTTACAAACAGTTTAACG atgtaCTTCATGAATGCAGACTCCTCAACAACAGAGCCACTCATGTCATTTCGCAAACTGAAAGATCTATGAGCCTGAAGAAGCAGCCAAAGCAGTATGCTATCTGA
- the dnaja gene encoding dnaJ homolog subfamily A member 4 — protein sequence MVHETGYYDLLGVSPKASQEDLKKAYRKLALKYHPDKNPNEGDKFKLISQAYEVLSNPEKRTLYDQGGEQAIKEGGMSGGTSPMDMFNMFFGGGGRMQRERRGKNVVHQLSVSLEEMYKGGSRKLGLQKSVICDSCEGYGGKKGALEKCSSCKGRGVQIKVQQIGPGMIQQIQSMCAECQGQGEKFNSKDRCKNCNGRKVERQKKILEVHIDKGMRDGQKITFTGEGDQEPGLEPGDVIIVLDQKEHPLFQRKETDLTMKMNIKLAEALCGFKKTIQTLDDRMLIISSHPGEVIKHGDIKCVQNEGMPIYREPFEKGQLFINFQVDFPEKGWLPEHLMFQLERLLPPRDDVMITDDMEEVQLCEVDVRTHQRSTSGEPYEEDEEGPRSGVQCQTQ from the exons ATGGTTCACGAGACCGGCTACTACGATCTACTGGGCGTCAGTCCCAAGGCTTCCCAGGAGGACCTCAAGAAGGCCTACAGGAAACTCGCTCTGAAATATCACCCCGACAAGAACCCCAATGAAGGGGACAAG TTCAAGCTTATATCTCAAGCATATGAGGTGCTGTCAAATCCAGAGAAGAGAACCCTTTACGACCAAGGAGGAGAACAAGCGATCAAAGAGGGAGGCATGAGTGGAGGAACGTCCCCCATGGACATGTTCAACATGTTCtttggaggtggaggaaggatgCAGAGGGAAAGAAGAG GAAAAAATGTTGTTCACCAGCTTAGTGTTTCGCTGGAGGAGATGTACAAGGGCGGCAGCAGAAAGCTTGGACTTCAGAAGAGTGTAATTTGCGACAGTTGTGAAG GTTACGGAGGTAAGAAAGGTGCCCTGGAGAAGTGCTCAAGTTGCAAAGGACGAGGAGTGCAGATCAAGGTGCAACAGATTGGCCCAGGGATGATTCAGCAGATCCAAAGCATGTGTGCAGAATGTCAGGGACAGGGCGAGAAATTCAACTCCAAAGACCGCTGCAAGAACTGCAACGGACGCAAAGTAGAACGGCAGAAGAAAATTCTTGAAGTTCACATTGATAAAG GTATGAGAGATGGTCAGAAAATTACATTCACTGGAGAAGGCGACCAGGAACCCGGGTTGGAGCCTGGGGATGTAATAATAGTTCTGGATCAGAAGGAGCACCCTTTGTTCCAGAGAAAAGAAACTGATTTGACAATGAAGATGAACATCAAACTCGCCGAGGCTCTGTGTGGTTTCAAGAAGACGATCCAAACATTAGACGACAGAATGCTCATCATTAGCTCACACCCAG gtgaAGTAATCAAGCACGGTGACATTAAATGTGTTCAGAACGAGGGCATGCCAATCTACAGGGAACCTTTTGAGAAGGGACAGCTTTTCATTAATTTTCAG GTGGACTTTCCAGAGAAAGGCTGGCTACCAGAGCATCTCATGTTCCAGCTGGAAAGATTGCTTCCTCCCAGGGACGACGTGATGATTACTGACGACATGGAGGAGGTTCAACTTTGTGAGGTGGATGTGCGGACACATCAGCGAAGTACCAGTGGGGAACCTtatgaggaagatgaggagggtCCAAGAAGTGGAGTGCAATGTCAGACGCagtaa
- the cib2 gene encoding calcium and integrin-binding family member 2 isoform X1: MGNKQTIFTDEQLDAYQDCTFFTRKEILRLHARYHELAPHLVPMDYTNDPDCKLPLALIVNMPELKENPFCSRIVESFSEDGMGNLSFNEFVDMFSVLSEMAPRELKAIYAFKIYDYNVDNFLCKEDLEKTLNKLTKEELTPEEVQLVCEKAIEEADLDGDHKLSFADFENMITRAPDFLSTFHIRI, encoded by the exons ATGGGCAACAAGCAAACGATCTTTACCGACGAGCAGCTTGATGCCTACCAG GACTGTACGTTTTTCACCCGCAAAGAAATTCTGCG CTTGCATGCCAGATACCATGAGCTGGCTCCACACCTCGTACCGATGGACTACACCAACGATCCTGATTGTAAACTGCCTttagccttaatagtcaacatgCCAGAGTTAAAG GAGAACCCGTTCTGCAGCAGGATCGTAGAGTCTTTCTCAGAGGATGGGATGGGGAATCTCAGCTTCAATGAATTTGTGGACATGTTCTCCGTCCTGAGTGAAATGGCTCCGAGAGAGCTCAAGGCAATATACGCCTTCAAAATATACG ATTACAACGTGGACAATTTCCTGTGCAAAGAGGACCTGGAGAAGACTCTGAATAAGCTGACGAAGGAGGAGTTGACTCCTGAAGAGGTGCAGCTTGTGTGTGAGAAGGCCATCGAGGAGGCGGACTTAGACGGAGACCACAAACTCTCCTTTGCTGACTTTGAAAACATGATTACGAGGGCTCCCGACTTTCTAAG TACCTTCCATATACGAATCTGA
- the idh3a gene encoding isocitrate dehydrogenase [NAD] subunit alpha, mitochondrial isoform X2 encodes MAGTAWRSAVSQVVGALKKESLQPRTFTRGIHTVTLIPGDGIGPEISTAVMKIFEVAKAPIQWEERNVTAIQGPGGKWMIPPDAKESMDRNKIGLKGPLKTPIAAGHPSMNLLLRKTFDLYANVRPCASIEGYQTPYTDVNLVTIRENTEGEYSGIEHVIVDGVVQSIKLITEQASQRIAEYAFEYAKNNQRASVTAVHKANIMRMSDGLFLRTCREAAEKHKDVKFNEMYLDTVCLNMVQDPSQFDVLVMPNLYGDILSDLCAGLIGGLGVTPSGNIGANGVAIFESVHGTAPDIAGKDMANPTALLLSAVMMLRHMGLHGHAQKIETACFDVIRDKKALTKDLGGNSKCSEFTDAICQRVRELV; translated from the exons ATGGCAGGGACGGCGTGGAGGTCAGCG GTTTCACAGGTGGTTGGAGCTCTGAAGAAAGAGTCTCTACAACCCAGGACGTTCACGCGTGGA ATTCATACTGTTACTTTAATCCCGGGGGATGGAATTGGTCCAGAGATCTCCACTGCTGTCATGAAGATATTTGAAGTAGCTAAA GCACCTATTCAGTGGGAGGAGAGAAATGTTACAGCCATCCAAGGACCTGGTGGCAAGTGGATGATCCCTCCTGATGCGAAAGAATCCATGGACAGGAACAAAATCGGCCTTAAAG GTCCTTTGAAGACACCTATAGCGGCTGGCCATCCCTCCATGAACCTCCTTCTGAGGAAAACCTTTGACCTCTACGCCAATGTGCGCCCCTGTGCGTCCATTGAAGGCTACCAGACCCCCTACACAGATGTGAACCTGGTCACCATCAGGGAGAACACTGAGGGAGAATACAGTGGGATTGAACATGTG ATTGTTGATGGAGTTGTACAGAGTATTAAACTCATCACAGAGCAAGCCAGCCAACGCATCGCCGAGTATGCATTTGAATATGCCAAAAATAATCAGAGGGCCAGTGTTACCGCTGTTCATAAGGCCAATATTAT GCGCATGTCGGATGGCCTTTTCCTACGAACATGCAGAGAGGCtgctgaaaagcacaaagatGTGAAATTCAATGAGATGTACTTGGATACTGTGTGCCTAAAT ATGGTACAAGATCCCTCTCAGTTTGATGTATTAGTGATGCCAAATTTGTATGGAGACATCTTGAG TGATCTTTGTGCTGGACTAATTGGAGGTCTTGGAGTGACTCCGAGTGGGAACATTGGTGCTAATGGTGTTGCCATATTTGAGTCG GTTCACGGAACGGCCCCGGATATAGCAGGAAAAGACATGGCCAACCCCACCGCCTTGCTGCTCAGTGCGGTCATGATGCTGCGGCACATGGGCCTGCACGGCCACGCCCAGAAGATTGAGACGGCCTGCTTCGACGTCATTCGAGACAAAAAG GCTCTGACCAAAGACCTGGGAGGAAACTCAAAGTGCTCAGAATTCACTGATGCAATATGTCAACGAGTGCGGGAGCTGGTTTAA
- the LOC120808900 gene encoding ras-related protein Rab-8B encodes MAKTYDYLFKLLLIGDSGVGKTCLLFRFSEDSFNTTFISTIGIDFKIRTIELDGKRVKLQIWDTAGQERFRTITTAYYRGAMGIMLVYDISNEKSFENIKNWIRNIEEHASSDVEKMILGNKCDMSDRRQVSKDRGEKLAIDYGVKFLETSAKSSLNVEEAFYNMGRDILHNLSSKTTDNNAGGSGKPVKITEKKSKRIKFFKCTLL; translated from the exons ATGGCGAAAACGTACGATTATTTATTCAAGCTGCTGCTCATCGGAGACAGCGGAGTCGGCAAGACATGTCTGCTGTTCAGGTTCAGCGAGGACTCCTTCAATACCACCTTCATATCCACAATAG GAATAGACTTCAAAATCCGAACAATAGAGCTGGATGGAAAGAGAGTCAAACTTCAAATATG GGACACTGCAGGACAGGAGCGGTTTCGCACCATCACCACAGCTTACTACAGAGGAGCAATG ggCATCATGTTGGTCTATGACATCAGCAATGAGAAGTCttttgaaaacataaaaaactgGATCAGAAATATTGAAGAG CACGCCTCGTCTGACGTGGAGAAGATGATACTGGGTAATAAATGCGACATGTCCGACAGGAGACAGGTGTCCAAAGACAGAGGGGAAAAA CTGGCTATTGATTATGGAGTTAAGTTCTTGGAAACAAGTGCAAAGTCTAGCCTAAATGTCGAAGAG GCTTTTTATAACATGGGAAGAGACATATTACATAATCTGAGCTCAAAGACA ACTGACAACAACGCCGGAGGATCAGGCAAACCTGTCAAGATCACAGAGAAGAAGTCGAAGAGGATAAAATTCTTCAAGTGTACACTCCTCTAA
- the cib2 gene encoding calcium and integrin-binding family member 2 isoform X2 produces MDCTFFTRKEILRLHARYHELAPHLVPMDYTNDPDCKLPLALIVNMPELKENPFCSRIVESFSEDGMGNLSFNEFVDMFSVLSEMAPRELKAIYAFKIYDYNVDNFLCKEDLEKTLNKLTKEELTPEEVQLVCEKAIEEADLDGDHKLSFADFENMITRAPDFLSTFHIRI; encoded by the exons ATG GACTGTACGTTTTTCACCCGCAAAGAAATTCTGCG CTTGCATGCCAGATACCATGAGCTGGCTCCACACCTCGTACCGATGGACTACACCAACGATCCTGATTGTAAACTGCCTttagccttaatagtcaacatgCCAGAGTTAAAG GAGAACCCGTTCTGCAGCAGGATCGTAGAGTCTTTCTCAGAGGATGGGATGGGGAATCTCAGCTTCAATGAATTTGTGGACATGTTCTCCGTCCTGAGTGAAATGGCTCCGAGAGAGCTCAAGGCAATATACGCCTTCAAAATATACG ATTACAACGTGGACAATTTCCTGTGCAAAGAGGACCTGGAGAAGACTCTGAATAAGCTGACGAAGGAGGAGTTGACTCCTGAAGAGGTGCAGCTTGTGTGTGAGAAGGCCATCGAGGAGGCGGACTTAGACGGAGACCACAAACTCTCCTTTGCTGACTTTGAAAACATGATTACGAGGGCTCCCGACTTTCTAAG TACCTTCCATATACGAATCTGA
- the lrrc61 gene encoding leucine-rich repeat-containing protein 61 isoform X2 yields MSLEKLDLSANNITNLAPLASLRLLSVLGLSANRISNLDPLRSCDSLQHLNLAGNIISSIESLHCLQPLRKLENIRLKDNTYNYSNPVCRNSAYRNTVLEMFPNIKVLDGERVVGRGSDLYQLCKDIDDTIKAGLYKNGQLVEHSDCKPWVEDNYWEIKRSNNAIIEEAYKQFNDVLHECRLLNNRATHVISQTERSMSLKKQPKQYAI; encoded by the exons ATGAGTTTAGAGAAACTGGACCTCTCTGCAAATAACATCACAAATTTAGCCCCTCTGGCATCTCTTCgtcttctttctgttcttgGTTTGTCTGCCAACAGGATTTCCAATTTAG ATCCCCTGCGCAGCTGTGACAGTTTACAGCACTTAAACTTGGCTGGTAATATCATATCCAG CATTGAGAGCCTCCACTGCCTTCAGCCTTTGAGAAAGCTGGAAAATATACGTCTTAAAGACAACACCTATAATTATAGTAATCCAG TGTGCAGGAACTCGGCATATAGAAATACAGTTCTAGAGATGTTCCCCAACATCAAAGTGCTGGATG GTGAAAGAGTGGTCGGACGTGGGAGTGACTTGTACCAATTATGCAAAGACATTGATGATACCATCAAAG CTGGTTTGTACAAGAACGGACAGCTTGTTGAACATTCTGATTGCAAACCGTGGGTGGAGGATAATTACTGGGAGATAAAAAGATCAAATAATGCCATTATTGAAGAAGCTTACAAACAGTTTAACG atgtaCTTCATGAATGCAGACTCCTCAACAACAGAGCCACTCATGTCATTTCGCAAACTGAAAGATCTATGAGCCTGAAGAAGCAGCCAAAGCAGTATGCTATCTGA